A DNA window from Thermosynechococcaceae cyanobacterium Okahandja contains the following coding sequences:
- the purE gene encoding 5-(carboxyamino)imidazole ribonucleotide mutase, whose translation MPQPLVAIVMGSDSDLPTMQGAIAICEQFAIPHEVAILSAHRTPLAMVEFAQGAHLRGLKVIIAGAGGAAHLPGMVAALTPLPVIGVPVPSRHLQGVDSLYSIVQMPAGIPVATVAIGNAQNAGLLAVQVLASHDPALLAQVIAYREQLGNTVTTKNERLQQMGPTAYCAALANPEIPKCP comes from the coding sequence ATGCCTCAGCCGCTTGTTGCCATTGTCATGGGGAGTGATTCGGATCTGCCCACGATGCAGGGGGCGATCGCCATTTGCGAGCAGTTTGCCATTCCCCACGAGGTAGCGATTCTCTCGGCGCACCGTACCCCCTTGGCGATGGTGGAGTTTGCCCAAGGCGCGCATCTGCGAGGTCTTAAGGTCATTATTGCCGGGGCAGGGGGGGCAGCCCATTTGCCCGGAATGGTGGCAGCCTTAACCCCCTTGCCGGTGATTGGTGTGCCGGTACCGAGTCGGCACTTACAGGGGGTAGATTCCCTCTACTCCATTGTGCAGATGCCCGCGGGTATCCCGGTGGCAACGGTGGCGATCGGCAACGCCCAGAATGCCGGCCTATTAGCTGTGCAGGTGTTGGCTAGTCATGACCCGGCGCTGTTAGCCCAAGTGATAGCCTATCGCGAGCAGTTGGGCAATACCGTAACGACCAAAAATGAGCGCTTGCAACAAATGGGGCCGACTGCCTATTGTGCCGCATTAGCCAACCCAGAGATTCCTAAGTGCCCATAG
- the ureA gene encoding urease subunit gamma yields the protein MQLSPQEKDKLLIFTAALVAERRKARGLKLNYPEAVAYISAAILEGAREGRTVADLMSYGTTLLRRDDVMDGVPEMLAEVQVEATFPDGTKLVTVHTPIR from the coding sequence ATGCAACTCTCCCCCCAAGAAAAAGATAAGCTCCTGATTTTTACAGCGGCGCTGGTGGCGGAGCGGCGCAAGGCACGCGGCCTGAAATTAAACTACCCTGAAGCCGTGGCCTATATTTCAGCAGCCATTTTAGAAGGAGCGAGGGAGGGGCGCACAGTGGCCGACCTGATGAGCTATGGCACGACTCTACTTCGGCGGGACGACGTGATGGACGGAGTCCCCGAAATGCTGGCAGAAGTACAGGTCGAGGCCACCTTTCCCGATGGCACCAAACTGGTGACGGTACACACGCCGATTCGCTAG
- a CDS encoding carboxymuconolactone decarboxylase family protein: MTMYSEQINHIKSYTAKLTAAMPDAMKAFYSLSRASSTPGALDTKTKELIALAIGVAKHCDGCIAFHTRAALNAGATPEQIMETLMVTVAMDGGPALMYATHVMEAIEEFSQEAAQANS; this comes from the coding sequence ATGACTATGTACAGCGAGCAAATTAACCACATTAAGTCCTACACCGCCAAGCTCACGGCAGCGATGCCCGATGCGATGAAGGCGTTTTACAGCCTCAGCCGTGCCTCTTCGACCCCAGGCGCTCTGGATACGAAAACAAAGGAGTTGATTGCCCTAGCCATCGGGGTTGCTAAGCATTGCGATGGCTGCATTGCGTTTCATACTCGGGCGGCGTTGAATGCGGGGGCAACACCAGAGCAAATTATGGAAACGTTAATGGTGACTGTGGCGATGGATGGCGGCCCTGCCCTGATGTACGCAACCCACGTCATGGAGGCAATCGAGGAGTTTAGCCAAGAGGCCGCACAAGCCAATTCTTAA
- the uvrA gene encoding excinuclease ABC subunit UvrA — MGEAAATSHIRIRGARQHNLKNIDLDLPRDRLIVVTGVSGSGKSSLAFDTIFAEGQRRYVESLSAYARQFLGQLDKPDVDAIEGLSPAISIDQKSTSHNPRSTVGTVTEIYDYLRLLYGRAGEPHCPECDRSIRPQTVDEMVDQVMQLPPQTRFQVLAPIVKGKKGTHKKLLSSLASEGFVRVRIDGEVRELSDAIELDKNHSHTIEIVVDRLVLKPGIEERLGDALRIALHHGNGTAMVSVVSPGVNHSLLFSENFACPVHGAVMDELSPRLFSFNSPYGACPECHGLGFLRKFSPELIVPNPDLPVYAAIAPWADKDHNYYFALLCGIADAFGFDINTPWHKLTELQREIILYGTDVPILVPADSRYRSRDYYRQFQGVIPILERHYRESTSEAYKQKLEQYLVDQVCAACGGQRLKPAALAVRLGQYRLPQLTGVSIRECWQRLQSLVLTPRQQQIADLALREITARLQFLMDVGLDYLTLDRSAATLSGGEAQRIRLATQIGSGLTGVLYVLDEPSIGLHQRDNERLLQTLFRLRDLGNTLIVVEHDEETMRAADYLVDIGPGAGIHGGQVVAQGSLEAILNHPDSLTGAYLSGRKRIGTPPQRRPGSGQSLILKNVSRNNLKHITVEIPLGKLVCLTGVSGSGKSTLMHEVLYPALQHHLGQSVPMPQGVESIRGLEYIDKVIVIDQSPIGRTPRSNPATYIGVFDVIREVFSQTVEAKARGYKPGQFSFNVKGGRCEACGGQGVNVIEMNFLPDVYVQCEVCKGKRYNRDTLQVKYKGCSIADVLDMTAETALDFFGAIPKAVSKLQTLVDVGLGYLKLGQTAPTLSGGEAQRVKLAAELSRRATGKTLYLIDEPTTGLSFYDVHKLLEVLQRLVDKGNSIVVIEHNLDVIRCADWLIDLGPEGGDRGGEVVAVGTPEAVAAVPQSYTGQYLAPLL, encoded by the coding sequence ATGGGGGAAGCAGCCGCCACCAGTCACATTCGGATTCGTGGTGCGCGTCAGCACAACCTAAAAAATATTGATCTGGACCTGCCGCGCGATCGCCTGATTGTGGTTACCGGCGTGTCGGGGTCTGGCAAGTCCTCCTTAGCCTTTGACACGATTTTTGCGGAAGGACAGCGGCGCTACGTCGAGTCCCTGAGTGCCTATGCCCGCCAGTTTTTGGGACAACTGGATAAGCCGGATGTGGATGCCATTGAGGGGTTGAGTCCGGCAATTTCCATTGATCAAAAGTCCACCTCCCACAACCCTCGCTCAACGGTGGGCACGGTTACGGAAATTTACGATTACCTGCGCCTGCTCTATGGTCGGGCGGGGGAGCCGCACTGTCCGGAGTGCGATCGCTCCATTCGACCGCAAACGGTGGACGAAATGGTGGATCAGGTGATGCAGTTGCCACCGCAAACCCGCTTTCAGGTCCTTGCCCCCATTGTCAAGGGTAAAAAAGGCACCCACAAGAAGCTGCTTTCGAGCTTGGCCAGTGAAGGCTTTGTGCGGGTGCGCATTGACGGGGAGGTGCGGGAACTCAGTGATGCCATCGAGTTAGATAAGAATCATAGTCACACAATTGAGATTGTGGTGGATCGGCTGGTGCTTAAGCCCGGAATTGAAGAGCGCCTAGGGGATGCCCTGCGGATTGCCCTGCACCACGGCAACGGAACCGCCATGGTGAGTGTGGTTTCGCCGGGGGTTAACCACTCCCTGCTGTTTTCTGAAAACTTTGCCTGTCCGGTGCATGGAGCCGTGATGGATGAACTCTCACCGCGCCTGTTCTCTTTTAATTCTCCCTACGGTGCCTGCCCAGAGTGCCATGGCTTGGGGTTCTTACGCAAATTCAGCCCGGAACTGATTGTGCCCAACCCCGATCTGCCGGTGTACGCGGCGATCGCCCCTTGGGCCGACAAAGACCACAACTACTATTTTGCCCTCCTGTGCGGCATTGCCGATGCTTTTGGCTTTGACATCAATACCCCGTGGCACAAACTAACGGAGTTGCAGCGCGAGATCATTCTCTACGGCACCGATGTGCCCATTTTGGTGCCTGCTGACTCCCGCTACCGCTCTCGTGACTATTACCGCCAGTTTCAGGGGGTGATCCCGATCCTAGAGCGGCACTACCGCGAAAGCACCTCCGAAGCTTACAAGCAAAAACTAGAGCAGTACCTTGTGGATCAGGTGTGTGCCGCCTGCGGTGGTCAACGGCTCAAACCGGCAGCCCTTGCGGTGCGCCTTGGCCAATATCGGCTGCCCCAACTCACTGGGGTCTCGATTCGGGAGTGCTGGCAGCGGCTCCAGTCCCTTGTGCTAACACCGCGCCAACAACAGATTGCCGACCTTGCTCTGCGGGAAATTACCGCTCGCCTCCAGTTCTTAATGGACGTGGGTCTCGATTACCTCACCCTTGATCGCAGTGCCGCCACCCTCTCCGGCGGTGAAGCCCAGCGGATTCGACTGGCCACCCAAATTGGCTCGGGGTTAACGGGCGTGCTCTACGTTTTGGATGAACCCAGTATTGGGCTACACCAGCGAGACAACGAACGCCTCCTGCAAACCCTGTTTCGGCTGCGGGATCTGGGCAATACCCTGATTGTGGTGGAGCACGACGAAGAGACGATGCGCGCCGCAGACTACCTTGTTGACATTGGCCCCGGGGCAGGTATTCACGGCGGCCAAGTGGTGGCTCAAGGCAGTCTTGAGGCCATCCTGAATCATCCTGACTCGTTGACGGGAGCCTACCTTTCGGGGCGCAAGCGGATTGGAACACCGCCGCAGCGGCGGCCGGGGAGCGGTCAATCCCTGATCCTCAAAAACGTCAGCCGCAACAACCTGAAGCATATTACCGTCGAAATCCCCCTTGGTAAGTTGGTGTGCTTAACGGGGGTCTCCGGCTCCGGTAAATCTACCCTGATGCACGAGGTGCTCTATCCGGCCTTGCAACACCACCTCGGTCAGAGCGTGCCCATGCCCCAAGGGGTCGAGAGCATTCGCGGTTTAGAGTACATCGATAAGGTGATTGTCATTGACCAGTCCCCCATTGGCCGCACACCCCGTTCCAACCCCGCCACCTATATTGGCGTGTTTGATGTGATCCGTGAGGTGTTTAGCCAAACCGTTGAGGCCAAAGCGCGCGGCTATAAGCCCGGGCAATTTTCCTTTAACGTGAAGGGCGGGCGCTGCGAAGCCTGCGGTGGCCAAGGGGTGAACGTCATTGAAATGAACTTTTTGCCCGATGTTTATGTGCAGTGCGAGGTCTGCAAAGGGAAGCGCTACAACCGCGATACCCTACAGGTGAAGTACAAAGGCTGCTCCATTGCCGATGTACTGGATATGACGGCGGAGACTGCCCTAGACTTTTTTGGGGCAATTCCCAAAGCGGTGAGTAAGTTACAAACCCTTGTGGATGTGGGCTTGGGCTACCTGAAGCTCGGGCAAACTGCCCCCACCCTCTCCGGTGGGGAGGCGCAGCGGGTGAAACTGGCGGCGGAACTCTCGCGCCGTGCCACGGGCAAAACCCTCTACCTGATTGATGAACCCACGACCGGCCTCTCTTTTTACGATGTGCACAAGCTGCTGGAGGTGCTGCAGCGGTTGGTGGACAAGGGCAACTCAATTGTGGTGATTGAGCACAACTTAGATGTGATCCGCTGTGCGGATTGGCTGATTGATTTGGGGCCTGAGGGGGGCGATCGCGGCGGTGAGGTGGTTGCTGTCGGTACGCCGGAAGCAGTGGCTGCTGTGCCCCAGTCCTACACAGGGCAGTACTTGGCTCCCCTGTTATAG
- a CDS encoding Crp/Fnr family transcriptional regulator: MANVSPPRLEGLFRETSAPIPSRLYTFGVGDAIWMEPDRVWLVSRGVVLLNLLRPDGEEVVMGLATPSTAFGLPFSNLTAYHAKALSKVELMLFSLAEVESSPNLTQSLVRGLTRRLQQAEVLLAIASHRRIEDRLRHLLLLLQAEIGEPHPLGSRYSVRLTHQQLATAIGTSRVTMTRLLGKLRNERWLTYDRDRHLIICAASNGHCL; this comes from the coding sequence ATGGCCAATGTCTCGCCTCCTCGCCTCGAGGGACTCTTTCGGGAAACCAGTGCTCCCATTCCCTCACGACTCTACACCTTTGGGGTAGGGGATGCCATCTGGATGGAGCCGGATCGGGTCTGGTTGGTGAGCCGGGGAGTTGTCCTCTTAAATCTGCTGCGCCCCGATGGCGAAGAGGTGGTCATGGGGCTAGCCACGCCCAGTACAGCCTTTGGTTTGCCCTTTAGTAACCTGACCGCCTACCACGCTAAGGCACTCTCTAAAGTTGAGCTGATGCTCTTTTCCTTAGCCGAGGTTGAGTCGTCGCCAAACCTAACCCAGAGCCTTGTGCGGGGCTTAACACGGCGCTTGCAACAAGCAGAGGTGTTACTGGCCATTGCCAGCCACCGCCGCATTGAAGATCGCCTGCGGCATCTGTTGCTACTGCTTCAAGCGGAAATTGGCGAACCCCACCCCCTCGGTAGCCGCTACAGTGTTCGCTTAACCCATCAGCAATTGGCTACCGCCATTGGCACCAGTCGCGTCACGATGACCCGCCTGCTCGGTAAACTGCGCAACGAACGCTGGCTCACCTACGATCGCGATCGCCACCTAATTATTTGCGCCGCCTCAAATGGCCACTGCCTATAA
- the trpE gene encoding anthranilate synthase component I, translating into MYPDFATFCQLATSGNFIPVYQEWVADMDTPVSAWYRVCRDRPYNFLLESVEGGEQLARYSLLSCDPLWVLETRGSRTTQTHRDGTVTTFEGNPFTILAQCLAPYQPVKLPQLPAGIGGLFGFWGYELIRWIEPRVPIHPPTDTDLPDGVWMQVDQILIFDQVKRKIWAVVYADTRHTDLRTAYTHAGDRLERLLTKLQAGLPSPSTHLHWQPAQHAPSYTSNTTPEQFCANVERAKDYIRAGDIFQVVLSQRLSATYSGDPFALYRSLRLINPSPYMAYFQFGTWQIIGSSPEVMVKAEHHPAQPGRLLATVRPIAGTRKRGRTYAEDQQLAAELLADTKEVAEHVMLVDLGRNDLGRVCLQGTVQVEEFMVIERYSHVMHIVSNVIGELLPNKTAWDLLQACFPAGTVSGAPKIRAMEIIHELEGGRRGPYSGAYGYYDFEGQLNTAIAIRTMVVQPLRGDQHLIQVQAGAGIVADSEPQREFEETLNKARGLLEAISALMAKP; encoded by the coding sequence ATGTATCCCGATTTTGCCACCTTCTGTCAGCTTGCCACCAGCGGCAACTTTATCCCCGTCTATCAGGAGTGGGTGGCAGATATGGATACCCCCGTTTCGGCTTGGTATCGGGTCTGTCGCGATCGCCCCTATAACTTTTTGCTGGAGTCCGTTGAGGGGGGGGAACAACTGGCGCGCTATAGCCTGCTGAGTTGCGATCCCCTGTGGGTGCTAGAAACCCGCGGCAGCCGTACCACCCAAACCCACCGCGATGGCACCGTCACCACGTTTGAGGGGAACCCCTTCACCATTCTGGCCCAGTGCCTTGCCCCCTACCAACCGGTCAAACTGCCCCAACTCCCCGCTGGCATCGGTGGCCTCTTTGGCTTTTGGGGCTATGAACTGATTCGCTGGATTGAACCGCGGGTGCCCATCCATCCTCCCACGGACACTGATCTGCCGGACGGGGTGTGGATGCAGGTGGATCAAATCCTGATTTTTGATCAGGTGAAGCGGAAAATTTGGGCGGTGGTCTATGCCGACACCCGCCATACGGATCTCAGAACCGCTTACACCCACGCGGGCGATCGCCTCGAACGCCTACTCACCAAGCTACAAGCCGGGCTGCCCAGCCCCAGTACTCACCTCCACTGGCAGCCTGCTCAGCACGCTCCGAGCTACACCAGTAACACCACCCCAGAGCAGTTTTGTGCCAATGTTGAGCGCGCCAAAGACTACATTCGCGCGGGCGATATTTTTCAAGTGGTGCTCTCTCAGCGCCTCAGCGCCACCTATAGCGGCGATCCCTTTGCCCTCTATCGCTCATTGCGCCTGATTAACCCCTCCCCCTACATGGCCTACTTTCAATTTGGCACATGGCAGATTATTGGCTCTAGCCCCGAGGTAATGGTCAAAGCGGAGCACCATCCGGCTCAGCCCGGGCGACTGCTGGCCACCGTGCGTCCCATTGCCGGTACCCGCAAGCGGGGGCGAACCTACGCCGAAGATCAGCAGTTGGCGGCAGAACTCCTTGCTGATACCAAGGAAGTGGCAGAGCACGTCATGTTGGTGGATTTGGGTCGCAATGACTTAGGGCGCGTCTGTTTGCAAGGCACGGTGCAGGTGGAGGAGTTCATGGTTATTGAGCGCTACTCTCACGTGATGCACATTGTCAGCAATGTGATTGGTGAACTGTTGCCCAACAAAACCGCTTGGGATTTACTACAGGCCTGTTTCCCCGCCGGTACCGTCAGTGGCGCTCCCAAAATTCGCGCCATGGAAATTATCCATGAGCTAGAGGGAGGTCGGCGCGGCCCCTATTCCGGTGCCTACGGCTACTACGATTTTGAAGGCCAACTCAATACGGCGATCGCCATCCGCACGATGGTGGTACAGCCCCTTAGGGGCGACCAACACCTGATTCAGGTACAAGCCGGTGCGGGCATTGTGGCCGACTCGGAGCCACAGCGGGAATTTGAAGAAACCCTGAATAAGGCGCGCGGCTTACTAGAGGCGATTTCTGCGCTGATGGCCAAACCTTAA
- a CDS encoding LapA family protein, with the protein MIFVIGLALVLFSIQNTDPVSIKIIEGKTIQAPLCVELIVAMGIGAVFAWVFSVWVQVQRIFTIRVEMEARDEQIAHLEEDVERYKAALEEQQRLLPSVSSASVEQ; encoded by the coding sequence ATGATATTTGTTATTGGCCTCGCGCTGGTTCTTTTCAGTATTCAAAATACCGATCCTGTTAGTATCAAAATTATTGAAGGCAAAACAATTCAAGCCCCCTTGTGCGTCGAGTTAATTGTGGCCATGGGCATTGGCGCAGTGTTCGCGTGGGTCTTTAGTGTTTGGGTGCAGGTACAGCGTATTTTCACCATACGGGTGGAAATGGAAGCGCGGGATGAACAAATTGCCCACCTCGAAGAAGATGTAGAACGCTATAAAGCGGCACTGGAAGAACAACAGCGGCTGCTGCCGAGCGTGAGTAGTGCATCGGTAGAACAGTAG
- the def gene encoding peptide deformylase — MTTLASLGVEKKKLKNPPLQLHYLGDRVLRQPAKRVAKVDESIRQIVRQMLQTMYSADGIGLAAPQVGINKQIVVIDIHLEEPDVPPLVMINPVIKEVSEDLEVCQEGCLSIPGVFLEVRRPAMVEVAYKDEWGRPQVLMASGLLARAIQHEIDHLTGIMFVDRVENQALLRHELKEHGFTNTAVRPVAA, encoded by the coding sequence ATGACTACCCTTGCGTCCCTTGGTGTTGAAAAGAAAAAGTTAAAAAATCCGCCGTTGCAACTGCACTACCTTGGCGATCGCGTCCTACGTCAGCCTGCCAAGCGGGTTGCCAAAGTGGATGAGAGCATCCGCCAGATCGTACGGCAAATGCTGCAAACCATGTACAGCGCCGATGGCATTGGTTTGGCTGCGCCTCAAGTGGGCATTAACAAACAAATTGTCGTGATTGACATCCACCTTGAGGAGCCAGATGTGCCCCCCCTTGTGATGATTAATCCGGTGATCAAGGAAGTCAGTGAGGATCTAGAGGTCTGCCAAGAGGGCTGCCTGAGTATTCCGGGCGTGTTTTTGGAGGTACGCCGACCCGCCATGGTCGAGGTGGCCTACAAGGATGAATGGGGACGGCCACAGGTGTTAATGGCCAGCGGCTTACTCGCCCGCGCCATCCAACACGAAATTGATCACCTTACCGGGATTATGTTTGTGGATCGGGTCGAAAATCAGGCGTTGCTCCGCCATGAACTGAAGGAGCACGGGTTCACCAATACGGCTGTACGCCCGGTTGCGGCTTGA
- the gcvH gene encoding glycine cleavage system protein GcvH — protein sequence MTLTYPDDLQYLDTHEYLRLEGDSATLGISAFAVDQLGDIVFVELPSVGDTLEPGERFGTIESVKAVEDLYAPLGGTVIAVNETVVEQPELIAADPYGAGWLVQVAVTTPPNHTLSAAAYRALVEGA from the coding sequence ATGACGCTCACCTACCCCGACGATCTGCAATACCTAGATACCCATGAGTACCTCCGCCTTGAGGGGGATAGCGCCACCCTTGGCATTAGCGCCTTTGCGGTGGATCAACTGGGGGATATTGTGTTTGTGGAGCTCCCCAGTGTTGGCGATACCCTAGAACCCGGCGAACGCTTTGGTACCATTGAATCGGTCAAGGCCGTCGAAGATTTATACGCCCCCCTAGGCGGCACCGTCATTGCCGTCAACGAGACGGTGGTTGAGCAGCCGGAACTGATTGCAGCGGATCCCTACGGCGCCGGGTGGCTGGTGCAGGTGGCGGTCACCACCCCGCCGAACCATACCCTCTCGGCGGCGGCCTATCGTGCGCTGGTGGAAGGGGCATAG
- a CDS encoding branched-chain amino acid ABC transporter permease, which produces MLLPSVQVIVDGLATGSTYAIFALGYTLVFAILGMINFAHGALFAVGAYLTYAFLGGRFGFNGILANWQLPLSLPFALALLLSSLLCGLLGVAIEWVVFRPLRRQGADTLLTVVASLGMAVFLTSLIQYLVGAEVYTYPDHLYGALPVTLRLGELSLRSSQFVILSVSVVLMLALTYWVNQTRMGKALQAVAENPVAATLVGIDGDRIIRLTFFISSALAAVAGTLVASSVSITGPQFGVTFGLKGLAVIVLGGLGSLPGTMLAGFLIGLVEAMIPAAFSGFRDAVAFGILFLVLLLRPQGLLGRPPVEKV; this is translated from the coding sequence TTGTTACTCCCCAGTGTGCAAGTCATTGTCGATGGGCTGGCCACGGGTAGTACCTATGCCATCTTTGCCCTTGGCTATACCCTCGTTTTTGCCATTCTTGGGATGATTAACTTTGCCCACGGTGCCCTATTTGCGGTGGGCGCTTACCTCACCTATGCCTTTTTGGGGGGGCGCTTTGGCTTTAATGGTATTCTTGCCAACTGGCAACTGCCCCTGAGTTTGCCCTTTGCCCTTGCCTTACTCCTGAGTAGTCTGCTGTGCGGCCTGCTGGGGGTAGCCATTGAATGGGTCGTCTTTCGGCCACTGCGGCGCCAAGGAGCCGATACCCTCTTAACGGTGGTGGCCAGTTTAGGGATGGCAGTTTTCTTAACCAGCCTGATTCAGTACCTTGTGGGGGCAGAAGTTTATACCTATCCCGATCACCTCTACGGTGCCTTGCCCGTCACTCTGCGCCTTGGCGAACTGAGTTTGCGCAGCAGTCAATTTGTCATCCTCAGCGTCTCTGTGGTGCTGATGCTGGCCCTCACCTATTGGGTCAACCAGACGCGCATGGGCAAAGCCCTGCAAGCCGTGGCGGAAAATCCAGTGGCCGCGACCCTTGTTGGGATTGATGGCGATCGCATCATTCGCCTTACCTTTTTTATTAGCAGCGCCCTTGCTGCCGTTGCGGGAACCCTTGTGGCCTCGAGTGTGAGTATTACCGGTCCCCAGTTTGGGGTCACCTTTGGCCTCAAAGGGTTGGCGGTCATTGTTTTGGGGGGCTTGGGCAGCTTGCCGGGAACGATGCTGGCCGGGTTTCTCATTGGCTTGGTAGAGGCCATGATTCCCGCTGCCTTCTCTGGCTTTCGGGATGCCGTAGCCTTTGGCATTTTATTTCTGGTGCTGCTGCTGCGACCCCAAGGGCTGCTGGGGCGACCCCCCGTTGAGAAGGTGTGA
- a CDS encoding helix-turn-helix domain-containing protein produces MTYKRLSHTERQRVFQQYRQGLTVKDLASEFGVSENTIRRIVRQLDAESPSLPLLDMAVTTAPLAPLPDTPEEDDLDEETVALEEDDLDADDYDDESEDDDLDEEELTFEALPPDLPEVETVESLEIMPLAAAALPRPCYVVVDRRAELLTRPLEAFSGLGPLSGEEAQQSTLPIFDSRPVALRYSQQNQRLFKASDVQWRKTVVKVPDGEMLRKVTSYLQSKGITRLLYHGRVYALDLE; encoded by the coding sequence ATGACCTACAAGCGACTCAGCCATACCGAACGCCAACGTGTTTTCCAGCAGTACCGTCAGGGGCTAACGGTAAAAGACTTAGCCAGCGAGTTTGGTGTGAGTGAAAACACCATTCGCCGTATTGTCAGGCAACTGGACGCAGAATCACCAAGCCTGCCGCTGCTGGACATGGCAGTAACCACAGCACCTTTAGCACCGCTGCCCGATACGCCCGAAGAGGATGACCTAGACGAGGAGACCGTTGCCCTTGAGGAAGATGACCTCGATGCAGACGACTACGACGACGAGAGTGAAGACGACGACCTCGATGAAGAGGAATTAACCTTTGAGGCACTACCGCCCGACCTGCCCGAAGTGGAAACAGTAGAGTCACTAGAAATTATGCCCTTAGCCGCTGCGGCGCTGCCGCGTCCCTGCTATGTGGTAGTGGATCGGCGTGCCGAACTGCTCACTCGCCCCCTAGAGGCGTTTAGTGGTCTAGGTCCCCTCTCCGGTGAAGAAGCCCAGCAAAGCACGTTGCCAATTTTTGATAGCCGTCCGGTGGCACTGCGCTACTCCCAGCAAAACCAGCGACTCTTCAAGGCCAGTGATGTACAGTGGCGCAAAACTGTTGTTAAGGTGCCCGATGGTGAAATGCTCCGCAAAGTTACCAGTTATCTCCAGTCCAAGGGAATTACCCGTTTGCTATACCATGGGCGTGTGTATGCCCTAGATCTAGAATAA
- a CDS encoding NDP-sugar synthase gives MKAMILAAGKGTRVRPITYTIPKPMIPILQKPVMEFLVELLRKHGFTEIMVNVSHLAHEIENYFQDGQRFGVEIAYSFEGYIEDGELVGKALGSAGGIKRIQDFNPFFDDTFIVLCGDALIDLDLTAAVKWHRQKGAIATVIMKSVPRDDVSSYGVVVTDDNHRITAFQEKPSVAEALSTNINTGIYIFEPEVLEYIPSNQEFDIGSQLFPKLVAMGAPFYGLAMDFEWIDIGKVPDYWQAVRSVLSGTITNVSIPGHERFPGIYTGLNVAVNWDKVTLQGPIYIGGMTKIEDGATIIGPTMIGPNCHICSGAVVDNCVIFEYSRLGSDVRLVDKLVFGRYCVDKTGTTIDLKAAALDWLITDSRQTEISPSPLNLSDVVSQQVPN, from the coding sequence ATGAAAGCAATGATCTTGGCCGCCGGAAAAGGCACGCGGGTTCGCCCGATTACCTACACCATTCCCAAGCCAATGATCCCCATTTTGCAAAAACCGGTGATGGAGTTTTTGGTGGAGCTACTGCGCAAGCATGGGTTTACCGAAATCATGGTGAACGTTAGCCACCTTGCCCACGAAATTGAAAACTACTTCCAAGATGGCCAGCGCTTTGGCGTGGAGATTGCCTATTCCTTTGAAGGCTACATTGAAGATGGCGAACTGGTCGGTAAAGCCCTTGGCTCCGCAGGGGGTATTAAACGCATTCAGGACTTTAACCCTTTTTTTGACGATACGTTTATTGTGCTGTGCGGGGATGCGCTCATTGACCTAGATTTAACCGCCGCCGTCAAATGGCACCGCCAAAAGGGGGCGATCGCCACCGTCATTATGAAAAGTGTGCCACGGGATGATGTCTCCAGCTATGGGGTTGTGGTGACCGATGACAACCATCGCATTACCGCCTTCCAAGAGAAGCCCAGCGTTGCAGAAGCCCTCAGCACCAACATCAACACCGGTATTTACATCTTCGAGCCAGAGGTGCTCGAGTACATCCCCTCCAACCAAGAATTTGACATCGGCAGCCAACTATTTCCCAAACTGGTGGCCATGGGTGCCCCCTTTTACGGCCTCGCAATGGACTTTGAGTGGATTGATATTGGTAAGGTGCCCGATTACTGGCAAGCGGTTCGCAGTGTTCTGAGTGGCACCATTACCAACGTGTCTATTCCTGGGCACGAGCGGTTTCCGGGGATTTATACCGGCCTGAATGTGGCGGTGAACTGGGACAAGGTAACCCTCCAAGGGCCGATTTACATTGGCGGTATGACCAAAATTGAGGACGGTGCCACCATTATTGGCCCGACCATGATTGGCCCCAATTGCCACATCTGTAGCGGTGCCGTGGTGGATAACTGCGTGATTTTTGAGTACTCCCGCCTTGGCTCCGATGTCCGCCTTGTGGATAAACTCGTGTTTGGCCGCTACTGCGTTGATAAAACGGGAACAACGATTGACCTGAAAGCGGCAGCCCTCGATTGGCTCATTACCGACTCCCGGCAGACCGAGATTAGCCCTAGCCCCCTTAATCTCAGCGATGTTGTCTCGCAACAGGTTCCCAATTGA